Proteins encoded by one window of Aphis gossypii isolate Hap1 chromosome X, ASM2018417v2, whole genome shotgun sequence:
- the LOC114126087 gene encoding cytokine receptor-like, with translation MVVVDINMVTRINRRSSSSLSMLYITLTLITLLVDLAYCSVTCGLGIKSVGGTVPSGDIVLEYGSGVPLEITCILQSDTIIVQNLFRERIDSNNKTKFPSHRIVFYKNAEIVPSQYVTIVNSTAALLRIPNPPAGRNTYYCTLLLDYELRQNDSYANSDGDHSSTTLSSDSSTLPPVQPATTSSTTDGSHQLGSLLGVCLNTVYVGYKPEIIRNFTCISENWVNLRCNWSTSENPIRTTYKLLFRLPGRAGGRIFINCPTDSDIRDNNCYWDFYTKPMYRQAYEFYDFRLNGQNALGNVSTFFNFHHYANIIPASPINITVIEKTESSVMFKWSVGTMTNFPRDLIHKIEYKSQWDSNPEQWHSVNISDECNAPILSNKTNSFLYDMNCQERDNDFYYFNVTGLKYPFTHYDFRIYVRSSLARGEDKWSLPGCITLKTKSSIPKRPPRSDLGIFDCITSRTDKTKRDIFIYWQRIDDSEKCGDSFEYRAYYTSNIMPNETTIHYSNEIYESYAKFQGLNTSVGYNFTVYSSNNQGLSTDYSTIYVPSESERLEKPILLTKIVFDQQGVFELSWKNAGTTKLSTADEDNYYTLFWCENVKGHPHQCNGYVNWTHVPGSEFRYNVTILNYNVKNHYQFAISANSRRLLSNETNCYHKNNSNSSGMVWESCTIQNNITSRKVENVWVSIIGSTFIGLKWNINCTDRIGLVGEYQIFYCSVASVNSNMCNGSMLSKTISREAAQKEGGFTLVTNLKPNTTYIISITISTNYGKGIHSDPLLVTTLGLGGGAPIQFDFTY, from the exons ATGGTGGttgttgatataaatatggtGACAAGGATAAATCGACGCAGTTCGTCGTCACTTTCAATGTTATACATTACGTTAACACTAATAACATTGCTAGTTGATTTAGCATATTGTTCTGTAACGTGTGGCCTTGGTATAAAATCAGTCGGAG gtacGGTCCCTAGTGGTGACATAGTACTAGAATATGGCAGTGGCGTTCCCTTGGAAATCACATGCATCTTGCAATCCGATACCATAATAGTGCAGAATTTATTTCGTGAACGAatagatagtaataataaaaccaaatttcCAAGCCACAGGATCGTGTTTTATAAGAATGCTGAAATCGTACCAAGTCAATATGTGACAATCGTCAACTCAACAGCAGCTCTACTACGTATCCCAAACCCCCCAGCTGGTcgaaatacctattattgcaCACTATTACTTGATTACGAACTTCGACAAAATGACAGTTATGCTAATTCCGATGGCGATCACTCGTCTACTACACTATCTAGTGATTCATCTACATTGCCACCAGTACAACCTGCAACTACTAGCTCGACCACGGATGGATCTCATCAGCTGGGATCACTACTTGGCGTATGTTTGAATACAGTCTATGTTGGAT atAAACCTGAAATCATAAGAAATTTTACATGTATCTCTGAGAATTGGGTCAATTTGAGGTGCAATTGGAGTACATCAGAAAACCCAATCAGAACCacttataagttgttattCAGATTACCCGGTCGTGCTGGAGGCAG aatctTTATAAATTGTCCAACGGATTCAGATATCAGAGATAACAATTGCTATTGggatttttatactaaaccgATGTATAGACAAGCTTACGAGTTTTACGATTTTAGATTAAACGGTCAAAATGCTTTGGGAAATGTATCTACATTCTTCAACTTTCATCATTACGCTaaca ttattccTGCGAGTCCTATAAATATAACCGTGATCGAAAAAACAGAATCGAGTGTTATGTTTAAATGGTCTGTAGGAACAATGACAAACTTTCCACGTGATCTAATTCATAAGATCGAATATAAGTCACAATGGGATTCCAATCCTGAACAATGGCAT TCTGTAAATATAAGCGACGAGTGTAATGCGCCAATACTAtccaataaaacaaattcattTCTGTATGATATGAATTGCCAAGAACgtgataatgatttttattattttaatgtcactGGGCTAAAATATCCATTCACACATTACGATTTTCGCATATACGTACGCTCTTCGCTTGCCCGCGGAGAGGATAAATGGTCTCTTCCTGGTTGTATAACTCTGAAAACAAAATCTTCAA ttCCAAAAAGACCTCCAAGATCTGATCTTGGTATCTTTGATTGTATTACGTCACGAACCGATAAAACAAAAAGagatatattcatttattggcAAAGAATTGATGATAGTGAAAAATGTGGTGACTCGTTTGAATACCGTGCTTACTACACTTCAAACATAATGCCAAACGAAACCAC catTCACTATAGCAATGAAATATATGAAAGTTATGCCAAGTTTCAAGGACTCAATACTTCGGTTGGTTACAACTTTACAGTGTATTCATCCAACAATCAAGGGTTGTCAACAGattattcaacaatttacGTACCTAGTGAATCAGAGA GACTTGAAAAACCAATATTACTGacaaaaatagtatttgaTCAACAAGGTGTTTTTGAACTATCCTGGAAAAATGCTGGTACTACTAAACTATCCACTGCCGatgaagataattattatacattattctgGTGTGAAAATGTTAAGGGTCATCCGCACCAGTGtaat GGTTATGTGAACTGGACGCATGTCCCTGGTTCAGAATTTCGCTACAATGTcactatattgaattataatgttaaaaaccaTTATCAATTTGCAATAAGTGCTAACAGTCGCCGTTTACTAAGTAATGAAACCAATTGttatcataaaaacaatagtaacAGTAGCGGAATGGTGTGGGAATCgtgtacaatacaaaataatataa CTTCTAGAAAGGTTGAGAACGTTTGGGTTAGTATAATCGGCTCGACTTTTATTGGTTTGAAGTGGAATATTAACTGTACCGACAGAATCGGTTTGGTTGgtgaatatcaaatattttattgttccgTTGCTTCCGTAAACAGTAACATGTGCAATG GATCTATGTTGTCCAAAACAATAAGCAGAGAAGCAGCACAAAAAGAAGGAGGTTTTACATTAGTAACGAATCTTAAGCCTAAtactacgtatattatttcaataacaattaGTACAAATTATGGCAAAGGAATACATAGTGATCCTTTACTAGTTACCACATTAGGCTTAGGAGGAG GTGCACCTATACAATTTGACTTCACTTACTAA